In the Candidatus Limnocylindrales bacterium genome, one interval contains:
- a CDS encoding glycosyltransferase family 4 protein, with protein sequence MKIAFVVQRYGLEVQGGSESLCRSIAERMKKYFQVEVLTTCAVDYLTWKDYYPLGPVEINGVLVRRFSTHLPRDMNRFNTFVRKRIANQKPSLPDQIEWMWLQGPLTFDLIRYLKEFREEYDLFIFFTYSYFTTYLGIQIVPDKSLLVPTAHDEPHLYLDIFKPIFHLPRAIIYNTEEEKRLVQRVFGNTHIPSEVVGSGVSELEDSGVESFESPSITGPYILYIGRIDVMKGCKELLDYFIRYVEDTGRDIKLVLVGNNFMPIPKHPQISHVGYVGQRAKYKLMEQARVLVNPSEYESLSLSVLESWSVGTPVLVNGCSEVLVGHCLRSQGGLYYTNYGEFSLCLDLLLSQPELRVKMGEYGRQYVRTNYAWDTVEEKYLKLITAVKSQGVGDPGL encoded by the coding sequence ATGAAAATCGCCTTTGTTGTCCAAAGATACGGCCTGGAGGTGCAGGGGGGCTCTGAAAGTCTTTGTCGTTCCATCGCAGAACGGATGAAAAAGTACTTCCAGGTAGAGGTCTTGACAACTTGTGCAGTGGATTACCTGACCTGGAAGGATTATTATCCATTGGGTCCGGTGGAGATTAACGGGGTCCTCGTCCGCAGGTTCTCAACCCATCTACCCCGAGATATGAACCGATTCAATACGTTTGTTCGAAAACGTATTGCAAACCAAAAACCTTCTCTGCCGGATCAGATAGAATGGATGTGGCTTCAGGGGCCGCTTACCTTTGATTTAATAAGATATCTTAAAGAATTCCGAGAGGAATATGATTTATTTATCTTCTTTACTTACAGTTACTTTACCACTTACCTGGGAATTCAAATCGTTCCGGATAAAAGCCTCTTAGTTCCAACCGCCCATGACGAACCTCACCTTTATCTTGACATTTTTAAACCGATTTTTCATCTCCCCAGGGCTATCATTTACAATACAGAAGAGGAAAAACGTTTAGTCCAGCGGGTATTCGGTAATACCCATATTCCCAGTGAAGTCGTGGGAAGTGGGGTTTCTGAACTGGAAGATTCCGGCGTTGAGAGTTTCGAGAGTCCCTCCATAACGGGTCCTTATATTCTCTACATAGGAAGGATTGATGTCATGAAAGGCTGCAAAGAGCTTCTGGATTATTTTATCCGCTATGTGGAGGATACCGGCAGAGACATAAAACTGGTTTTGGTGGGAAATAATTTCATGCCAATTCCAAAACACCCTCAAATCTCCCATGTGGGGTATGTGGGGCAAAGGGCAAAATATAAGCTTATGGAACAGGCCAGGGTTTTAGTTAACCCTTCTGAGTACGAAAGTCTGTCTTTGAGTGTATTGGAATCCTGGTCCGTTGGAACACCGGTATTGGTTAATGGTTGCTCGGAGGTTCTGGTAGGCCATTGTTTACGAAGCCAGGGAGGACTCTATTATACCAACTACGGAGAATTCAGCCTTTGCCTGGATCTGCTCCTCTCTCAACCCGAACTTCGAGTAAAAATGGGTGAATACGGGCGTCAGTATGTACGCACCAACTATGCCTGGGATACGGTTGAAGAAAAATATCTTAAGTTGATTACGGCTGTTAAAAGCCAGGGGGTAGGAGATCCTGGGCTGTGA
- a CDS encoding class I SAM-dependent methyltransferase: MKLLCRYMGLWDQRYLRSVYLTGGQAGFAPIPPASLRYRVHGDPYIKSFLEVGKRCSQDIEAALLRIGKNLSSFQHILDFGCGCGRILLWFADRSLSTHFYGTDIDREAIAWCHHNLHFASFSLNHPLPPLEYASEKFDLVYAISVFTHLNEDYQFRWLQELRRVIKFEGILLLTVHGYHFWKNLPWEEVNKIEKAGFVFKALNSWKGIFPDWYQTAYHTQKYILDQYSAYFEILDYIPGGLNAHQDIVLLQKR; encoded by the coding sequence ATGAAACTGCTTTGCCGATATATGGGTTTGTGGGATCAAAGATATCTTCGATCGGTCTACCTGACAGGCGGGCAGGCTGGATTTGCTCCTATCCCGCCGGCATCTTTACGATATCGCGTGCATGGGGATCCCTATATTAAAAGTTTCTTAGAAGTAGGTAAACGGTGTAGTCAGGATATTGAGGCCGCTCTGTTGAGGATAGGTAAAAATTTGAGTTCCTTTCAACATATTCTGGATTTTGGCTGTGGTTGTGGTCGTATCCTCCTCTGGTTTGCAGATCGTTCCTTATCTACCCATTTCTATGGAACGGATATCGATCGAGAAGCCATCGCCTGGTGCCACCATAACCTTCATTTTGCCAGCTTTAGCCTTAACCATCCCCTACCACCTCTGGAGTATGCTTCGGAGAAATTTGATTTGGTTTATGCCATATCCGTCTTTACCCATCTCAATGAAGATTATCAGTTTCGCTGGTTACAGGAACTCCGTCGGGTAATCAAGTTTGAAGGTATCCTCCTTTTAACCGTTCACGGTTATCATTTTTGGAAGAATCTTCCCTGGGAGGAGGTGAACAAAATAGAAAAAGCCGGTTTTGTCTTTAAAGCCTTAAATAGTTGGAAGGGTATATTCCCAGACTGGTATCAAACGGCTTATCACACGCAAAAATATATTCTTGATCAGTATTCTGCGTATTTCGAGATATTGGATTACATTCCGGGGGGATTGAACGCGCATCAGGATATCGTTCTGCTTCAGAAAAGGTAA
- a CDS encoding vWA domain-containing protein, whose product MKTLRFQQLGLIMLLLWGYTGLLTGCEQNPSPKKPPETPTPKSNESKVQAIGPTPTPYQIDLSEVPLPTSETLQRDTLGLFFCLDISGSMGGWIGNKKKIDISKEAMRKVFTQIASYVQSHPEKKVEVGLCSFDHRVNLLQPLETFDQDKLERMIQPLQPSGNTAIGDAILLAFKEILKSGVETKAILVMTDGENNRGISPELAVDAIKQDRNNRQVLTADVDVFLIAFDVNASVFEGVKKAGAIVVESRDQKSLEGVLSSIVEQVLLEAK is encoded by the coding sequence GTGAAAACCCTACGATTTCAACAACTTGGGCTCATAATGCTCCTTTTGTGGGGATACACAGGGCTCCTGACGGGATGTGAACAAAATCCTTCCCCTAAAAAACCCCCAGAAACCCCAACTCCTAAATCCAATGAATCCAAAGTTCAAGCCATTGGACCTACCCCAACACCCTATCAGATTGATCTGTCTGAGGTTCCTCTACCGACTTCCGAAACCCTTCAGAGGGATACACTGGGTTTGTTTTTCTGTCTGGATATTTCTGGAAGTATGGGAGGGTGGATAGGGAACAAAAAGAAAATCGATATCTCTAAAGAGGCCATGCGGAAGGTTTTTACCCAAATAGCCTCCTATGTCCAATCCCATCCAGAAAAGAAAGTCGAGGTGGGACTTTGTTCCTTTGATCACCGTGTGAATCTCTTACAACCCCTGGAGACCTTCGACCAAGACAAACTGGAAAGGATGATCCAACCCTTACAACCCTCGGGTAACACTGCTATCGGGGATGCCATCCTCCTGGCATTTAAAGAGATCCTCAAATCGGGAGTTGAAACCAAGGCAATTCTGGTAATGACCGATGGAGAAAATAATCGAGGGATTTCTCCGGAACTGGCCGTTGATGCCATCAAACAGGATCGAAACAATCGACAGGTTCTAACGGCAGATGTTGATGTGTTCCTCATCGCCTTCGATGTCAATGCCAGCGTGTTTGAAGGCGTTAAAAAGGCCGGTGCCATTGTCGTAGAGTCCAGAGACCAGAAATCTCTGGAAGGGGTTTTAAGCTCCATTGTGGAACAGGTTTTGCTGGAAGCTAAGTAA
- a CDS encoding glycosyltransferase: protein MIIQLLPSVHSGDAVGDSAFEISKALSEIGIENHILGIHIDDPLRDKVIDFKEFKTYDTPDTVHIYHFAVPSPITYVFQEAQGKKILIYHNITPPHFFEGYYPELVQMTVTGRHEIKLLADCTDLALGDSEFNRRELEAYGFKKTGVLPLLIDFDKYKVPPDSTILKKFGSKTVGTEKTINLLFVGRVSPNKKHEDLIKTFYFYQKYIYPSSRLLLVGKYKGMEKYLQFLQGLVKKLQLSEVHFVGHVSLEELIAFYKVSHVFLCLSEHEGFCVPLLESMVFDLPILAYRSTAVPFTLGSSGVLINEKRYEEIAEMIHLLITDPALREAIIQAQRKRLMFFSRERVKGILLNYLKTVI from the coding sequence ATGATTATCCAACTTCTCCCGTCTGTCCATAGTGGTGATGCTGTAGGAGATAGCGCCTTTGAGATAAGTAAGGCACTTTCGGAGATAGGAATTGAAAATCATATCCTGGGGATTCATATTGACGACCCCCTTCGGGATAAGGTAATAGATTTTAAGGAGTTTAAGACTTACGATACGCCTGATACCGTCCACATCTACCATTTTGCAGTCCCTTCTCCCATTACCTATGTCTTCCAGGAAGCTCAAGGGAAGAAAATCCTTATCTATCACAACATTACCCCTCCCCACTTTTTTGAAGGCTACTATCCGGAACTGGTGCAGATGACCGTAACCGGTCGTCACGAGATCAAGCTTCTTGCGGACTGTACAGATCTGGCCCTGGGAGATTCGGAATTTAATCGTAGGGAACTGGAAGCCTACGGATTTAAAAAGACCGGAGTACTCCCTTTACTCATTGATTTCGATAAATATAAAGTTCCACCTGATTCCACTATTTTGAAAAAGTTCGGCTCTAAAACGGTGGGTACAGAGAAAACCATTAATCTTCTCTTTGTTGGACGGGTCTCGCCCAACAAAAAACACGAAGACCTTATCAAAACTTTCTACTTTTACCAGAAATACATTTATCCCTCCTCGCGACTGCTGTTGGTCGGTAAATATAAAGGCATGGAAAAGTACCTTCAATTTTTACAAGGCCTGGTGAAAAAACTTCAACTATCTGAAGTTCACTTTGTCGGACATGTCTCTTTAGAAGAGTTGATAGCTTTTTATAAAGTATCCCACGTGTTTTTATGCCTGAGCGAACATGAAGGATTTTGCGTTCCTCTGCTGGAAAGTATGGTTTTCGATCTTCCCATTTTAGCTTACCGCTCCACGGCAGTCCCCTTCACCCTCGGATCTTCTGGAGTCCTTATCAACGAAAAGCGTTATGAAGAAATAGCCGAGATGATCCATCTGCTCATAACCGACCCGGCTTTACGGGAAGCCATTATTCAGGCCCAAAGAAAACGATTGATGTTTTTTTCAAGGGAACGGGTAAAGGGGATACTCCTTAACTACCTCAAAACCGTGATTTAA
- a CDS encoding glycosyltransferase family 4 protein encodes MRQIHQILPCLTSGDAIGNHTLEIQEILRRWGYPSHIFADDIHQEMRPFAKPYLQYKKYSSPDNLLIYHFSVGSPISKLVRTLPDKKILIYHNITPPEFLRGFEDFTYEVLKRGRDELRDYREVCQLALGDSEFNRLELEEMGFKSTGVLPIIIDFDKYKTPPRLSIVEKYRDDYVNLLFVGRIIPNKRQEDVLLSFYFYKKYINPKSRLFLVGLNGIERYDFMLEELIRRLKLDDVYFTGKVPFEELLAYYHIAHVFLCLSEHEGFCVPLVESMYFKIPIIAYNAGSIPYTLGNSGILVHSKKYEEIAEMIHLLVEDSDFRRKVIESQTQRLAFFHKSRLEEILRKYIRQVVG; translated from the coding sequence ATGAGACAGATTCATCAAATCCTTCCTTGTCTAACTTCTGGAGATGCCATCGGGAATCATACCTTGGAAATTCAAGAGATTCTTCGTAGGTGGGGATACCCTTCTCACATCTTTGCCGATGATATCCACCAAGAGATGCGCCCATTTGCGAAACCTTACCTTCAATACAAGAAGTATAGCTCGCCGGATAACCTGTTGATTTATCATTTCTCAGTAGGATCTCCTATCTCAAAACTGGTCCGGACATTACCCGATAAAAAGATCCTGATCTATCATAACATTACGCCTCCGGAATTTTTGAGGGGATTTGAAGATTTCACCTACGAAGTTCTTAAAAGAGGCCGGGATGAACTGAGAGATTATCGAGAGGTCTGTCAACTGGCTTTAGGAGACTCCGAGTTTAACCGATTAGAGCTGGAGGAAATGGGTTTTAAATCAACCGGAGTTTTACCGATTATCATAGATTTTGACAAATACAAGACCCCTCCCCGGCTATCCATCGTGGAAAAGTATCGGGATGATTATGTTAACCTGCTGTTTGTAGGTCGGATCATACCCAACAAAAGACAGGAGGATGTTCTCCTGTCTTTTTATTTTTATAAAAAATATATCAATCCCAAATCCCGGCTCTTCCTGGTAGGGCTCAACGGGATTGAGAGATATGACTTCATGCTGGAAGAGTTGATAAGAAGGCTAAAACTGGACGATGTTTATTTCACCGGGAAGGTTCCGTTTGAAGAGCTGCTGGCTTATTATCACATCGCCCATGTATTTCTTTGCCTGAGTGAACACGAGGGATTTTGTGTTCCCCTGGTCGAGTCCATGTATTTTAAAATTCCCATAATCGCCTACAATGCGGGAAGTATCCCCTATACCCTGGGCAATTCAGGTATCCTGGTTCATTCCAAAAAATACGAAGAAATTGCCGAAATGATCCATCTCCTGGTGGAGGATTCCGATTTCAGGAGAAAAGTAATCGAATCCCAGACGCAACGACTGGCCTTCTTCCATAAATCCAGACTCGAAGAGATCCTCAGAAAGTATATCCGGCAGGTAGTGGGTTGA
- a CDS encoding phosphate ABC transporter substrate-binding/OmpA family protein, which yields MLKKFLITLICLIIAGFLIINKFYPELIQNLDKTKGTSEEKASGSLEQGKIVASKELPRLGPPGDYKPQGDTVDVELSVWPGYAPLIVANGGLNPNPDSYFFRKYGFKLKIAISEAEAEAWQAINSGKNAISATTVDVLALYANQLKVEVPIQLDFSRGGDGILTRKEINSINQLKGKVLTVAQFTESDFFIRFLAQEAGLQVKPLKGLKDPIDPERVNLLFTETAFDAADAFVESVEKGDQMISGAVTWSPKTIEVPKAYPDKIKLLTSNRNLLVVADILIVNAGFARQNPKIMKGLVEGILMGVEMIRKDPENTLPVVAKAFNMSLEELRESLQDVHLSNHAENLLFFSSEPGQIGSFNELYYSAVYAYGKEVIKDVVAPEKLVNKTYLEELAREGLFQGQTVELAPIKSTEKAEALERNPLLTKQIRFYFDPNTSSLDLTNPTNQQTLKDLATLLKISPGSYLLLRGHLDNTKVEEFKQKGEAFYRKQAVRAVEMSKQRAESVKATLVKNYPIDPKRIDTEGRGWDEPLPGAQPEENRRVEVQLFTLE from the coding sequence ATGTTAAAGAAATTTCTTATTACTTTAATTTGTCTGATAATTGCAGGCTTTCTGATCATTAATAAATTTTACCCGGAGTTGATTCAGAATCTTGATAAGACTAAGGGGACTTCTGAGGAGAAAGCGTCTGGTTCCTTGGAGCAGGGGAAGATCGTGGCCAGCAAAGAACTTCCCCGTCTGGGTCCTCCTGGGGATTATAAACCCCAGGGAGATACGGTCGATGTAGAGCTTAGTGTCTGGCCGGGCTATGCTCCTTTGATCGTAGCCAATGGAGGACTTAATCCTAATCCAGATTCCTATTTCTTCAGAAAGTACGGATTCAAGCTCAAGATCGCAATCAGCGAAGCTGAAGCCGAGGCCTGGCAGGCAATTAATAGTGGGAAAAATGCCATCAGTGCCACCACAGTGGATGTATTAGCCCTGTACGCGAACCAGTTAAAGGTAGAGGTTCCGATACAATTGGACTTTTCCCGGGGAGGGGATGGGATCCTGACCCGGAAGGAAATCAACAGTATCAATCAGCTCAAAGGGAAAGTCCTCACGGTAGCCCAATTTACAGAGTCAGACTTTTTCATTCGATTTTTAGCCCAAGAAGCCGGATTACAGGTTAAACCTCTGAAAGGATTGAAAGACCCCATAGACCCGGAACGGGTTAATCTGCTCTTCACAGAAACGGCCTTTGATGCAGCCGATGCCTTTGTAGAAAGTGTGGAGAAGGGAGATCAAATGATTAGTGGAGCGGTAACCTGGTCCCCGAAAACCATCGAAGTCCCCAAGGCCTATCCGGATAAGATCAAGCTATTGACCTCGAATCGGAACCTGTTGGTTGTTGCAGATATTTTGATTGTAAATGCCGGATTTGCCCGACAGAATCCGAAGATTATGAAGGGACTGGTGGAAGGAATCTTGATGGGCGTGGAGATGATTCGTAAAGATCCAGAAAATACTTTACCGGTTGTTGCCAAGGCTTTTAATATGAGTCTGGAAGAACTACGGGAATCCCTACAAGACGTTCATTTATCGAATCATGCCGAGAACCTATTATTTTTCTCTTCAGAGCCCGGGCAAATCGGAAGTTTTAATGAGTTATATTATTCGGCGGTATACGCCTATGGGAAAGAAGTGATTAAGGATGTTGTGGCACCGGAGAAGTTAGTCAATAAAACTTATCTGGAAGAGCTTGCCCGGGAAGGGCTTTTCCAGGGACAAACCGTTGAACTGGCTCCGATTAAAAGTACGGAGAAAGCCGAGGCCCTGGAGAGGAATCCCTTGTTGACCAAGCAAATTCGGTTTTACTTTGATCCCAACACGAGTAGCCTGGACCTGACGAATCCCACAAACCAACAGACATTAAAAGATCTTGCAACCCTGCTTAAAATCTCGCCGGGATCTTATTTACTCTTGAGAGGACATCTGGATAACACCAAGGTCGAAGAGTTTAAACAGAAAGGAGAGGCCTTTTATCGTAAGCAAGCGGTACGGGCTGTTGAAATGTCCAAGCAACGCGCCGAATCTGTAAAAGCCACTTTGGTTAAAAACTATCCCATAGACCCGAAGCGAATTGACACGGAAGGGCGGGGTTGGGATGAGCCATTACCCGGTGCACAGCCAGAAGAAAATCGTCGGGTGGAAGTCCAGTTATTTACCCTGGAATAA